One Labilibaculum sp. DW002 genomic window, GTTTAGTACTCTTCCTGCGATTGCAACAGTGATTCTTGGATATCTTTCAGGATTTTTAATTGCGTCAACCGAACGAAAGAAGTTGGTTGGGAAGCTATTGATGTTTGGTGCATTAGGTGTTATCTCTGGCTTAATTTGGAGCTTAGGATTTCCTATTAATAAACCAATATGGTCTAGTTCTTATGTTGTTTATACGGCAGGTTTAGCTCTTTTGGTTTTAGCTGTAATGATATATCTAATCGATATTTTGGATTATAAAAAATGGGCTCATCCTTTCTTGGTTTTTGGTATGAATCCGTTATTCATTTATGTTCTCTCAGGAGTTTGGGTGAAAGTGATTATTTATTTGATTCACTTTTCGAATGAGACAGGAAATTCGATAACTGGATATGCTTGGTTGTATAAAAATGGATTTGCTTCTTGGGCGGGAGAATTAAATGGATCATTATTTTTTGCATTGGCACATATAGCTGTCTATTGGCTCATTGTATTATTCCTATATCGTCGGAAAATATTTATTAAAATATAAAAGAAAAGCTTCGGAATTAATCCGAAGCTTTTTCATTTAAATTCCATTTTGTACTTATTCGTACAACCAGTATTTTTTTGATGTTCCTAAAAATGATTCTTTTGGTGCAGACCATAGTTCTTCAATATCTTTCACCAGAAAGTTTTCTGTAAATCGCATTCGTATTTCTTTGCTGCCACATACTTTGTCGAACATACTTAATCGTGATGCTTGACACATTTCAAAAGGATTTTTAGTGGGATTTAATTTGTGGCATTCTTGCATCACATAAAATTGAATGAGTGAAATTGGTGTTTTTTGAATATCCGTAAAATGCAATTGAACTCCATGAAGCATAATGCCTTTTCCTACAGAATAGTATGGTTTGTAGTGTACAGGTCGAAATAGAACACCTGGAATGTCCAGATTATTTAAGTTTTCTGATAAATCATCAGCATTAATCCATTCTGCAGCAAATAATTCGAATGGTTGCGTGTAACCTACGCCAATCGAAATGGTATACAACTCACCAAGTATGCCTGATGCTGCATAGTAAATTGCACTCATCGAATTGGGAATGTGTGGCGAAGTAGGTACCCACGGCAAACCAGTTTCCTTAAAAGTCAAGCTTCGATTCCATCCATCCATAGTGATAACTTGCAACTTACATTTCTTGCTATCTTTTAATAAGCCTTCTTCGTTCAAGTACTTTGCCAATTCTCCACAAGTTAGTCCGTATACATATGGGATAGGAAACTGACTTACAAAAGATATTTGGCTGGGTTCAACTAAGGGACCTTCAATTTTTATTCCTCCAAAAGGGTTTGGGCGATCGAGTACAATAAATTCTACATCATTCTCGGCGCATGCTTCCATTAGCAATCCCATGCTACTGATGTAGGTATAGGAACGTACTCCGATATCCTGAATGTCATATACAATTGCATCTAGACCTTTTAGCATTTTAGCATTTGGTTTTTTTTGCTTTCCGTATAGAGAATAGACTTGGATACCCGTTTTTTTGTCGGTGTATGTTGCGACTTTCTCGCCAGCAGCATGATCTCCTCGTATGCCATGTTCAGGACTGAAAAGAACTTTAACCTCTATATCGTTGCAAGAGTGAAGCAAATCAATAGTCGACTCTAGATTCTTATTCACCCCCGTAGGATTGGTGATGATTCCAATCTTTTTTCCTTTAAGAATAGAATAGTTGGTTTTTTGTAGTACATCTATGCCTGTGTCTACCTTTTGAGCAAGGATTAGTTTTGTGGAAAATAATATTTGTACACATATTAAAAGAAGGAAGCATACTGTTCCTGCATAAGTTCGTAATGTATTGTTATTAATCATGATAACGGTTTTTTAAGTTTATGCAATTTTGACACTTGTTTTCTGGATTATTCTATTGCAAAACTAATAAATTTTATATTTTTGTAACATGTATGACAACTTAATAATTCTAACAATATCATTAAATGTTTAAGTCGTTATTTTTTGTTTCCTTTTTATTGGTTGCGAGTTGTCAGAAATAAACAAAACAAATTTAACCTTTTTAATTGAGATGAATTTACTCTCATTAGTCAATTTACGGAGGAGAAGTTTTTGGATGTTGTGTCCAGAAGAAGTGAATAATTATTTCGGTAATTGGACTTGTAAAATGAACGTTATATATAACTACAATGAATAGAAAAGTAATAATTGGATTACTAATGCTATTGGTTTCATTTGGAGCAATGGCAAAAAAGAAATCTCCGAAAAGAGAGATGCGTGCTGTTTGGGTGGCAACAGTCGCTAATATTGATTGGCCATCGAAAACAGGGCTTTCGGTTGAGAATCAAAAAAAGGAAATGATTGCTCTTTTGGATCAGCATAAAAAGAATGGAATGAATGCCATTATTTTTCAGATTCGACCAGCTACCGATGCTTTTTATCAATCTCCATACGAACCATGGTCACAATGGTTGAGTGGCGAGCAAGGTATTGCTCCCGATCCAATTTACGATCCGCTTGAATTTGCAATAGAGGAATGTCACAAGAGAGCAATAGAATTACATGCATGGCTGAACCCATACAGAGCTATCTTTGATGATGCAGTAACTAAAACGGATTCGATGCACATCACGAATGTTCATCCAGAATGGTTTTTAAAGTATGGGAAGCATAGGTATTTTAACCCTGGTTTGCAGGAAACTCGTGATCATTTCGCTAAAATTGTTGGAGATGTGGTTAGAAGGTATGATGTGGATGCAATTCATTTCGATGATTATTTTTATCCATATAAAATTAGAAAAACTCCCTTTCCAGATTCTTTGGCTTTTGTGAAAAATGGTGGTGAATTTTATCCAGATAGGATTGATGATTGGAGAAGAAATAATGTAAATCTTGTAATCAAGCAAGTTAGCGATACCATTAAATCGATAAAGCCATGGATGCCGTTTGGAATTTCTCCGTTTGGAGTTTGGCGCAATAAGGATATGGATAAATCTGGCTCGAAAACAAAAGCAGGACAAACCAATTACGACGACTTGTATGCGGATGTGCTTCTTTGGCTAAAAAATGATTGGATAGATTACGTAACTCCTCAAATCTATTGGCACATTGGTAAAAAAGTAGCCGATCATAGAATAATTGCGAAATGGTGGAGAAAAAATTCTTTTGGCAAGCCCTGTTATATTGGTCATGGTGCGTACCGGTTGAATTCTAAATCGAAAGTAAAAGCTTGGCGGAATTCAGATCAAATCATTAGACAGATTCGAATGGTTCGCAGATTGAAAGGGCTTGATGGAAGTATGTTTTTTAGCTCTAAATCTTTCACGAAAAATTTGGAAGGAATAAACGAAAAACTAATTGACAATGTATATGCTAACATGGCAATTGTTCCTGAAAATAGAAATATTAAAGCTATTGTTCCAAATATTCCAGTAGGAATTAAATTTAATCAAACGAATAGCTCTTTAGAGTGGGATGGTACTGATTTAGCAAAATTATATGTGGTTTATAGATTTAAGAAAGGTTCTAAGGTAAATTTAAATCATGCCAATAAAATTATTGGCCTAACTGTTAATTCTAGTTTTAAGTTGAATGAAGAAGATAAGGGATATAAATACGTGGTAACATCTCTAAGTAGAACCAATACGGAAAGTGATCCATCTATGGAGGTAATCCGATAATTATCAATTTTTTATTTGTTGAGTTGAGAAAAATTTAAAAATAGAGCTAGTGAATATTTGGATTGTTTTTAGTGTTGTCTTTGGATATTTTGGACTATTGATGCTTATATCATGGATCACTTCACGTAATAGTAATAATGAAACTTTTTTTACTGGAAACCGAAAATCTCCATGGTATTTGGTAGCATTTGGTATGATTGGTGCTTCCTTATCGGGTGTTACATTTATTTCTGTACCTGGTGAGGTTGGCAATACGGCCTGGAGTTATTTTCAGTTTGTATTGGGAAATTTTGTTGGCTATTTTGTGGTAGCTCAAGTGTTGATACCACTTTATTATCGACTTAAATTGGTGTCGATTTATTCCTATTTAAATCAACGATTCGGTATTGGTACTTATAAAATAGGATCATTTTTCTTTTTAGTGTCCCAAACAATTGGGGCATCTTTTCGTTTGTTTTTGGTGGCTGGAGTTCTTCAATTAGCTTTTTTTAATGCTTTTGGCATTCCTTTTTGGGTAACTGTATTTATTACTATTTTACTGATTTGGGCTTATACTTTTCGGGGTGGTATTAAAACCATTGTTTGGACAGATACATTGCAAACACTATTTATGCTAGGTGCTGTTATTATTACGATCATCGTAATTGTTAAGGATTTGGATCTTAGCACTCAGGGTGTTGTTCAGGTAATTGGTGATAGTGAGTTTTCCAGTGTCTTTAATTGGGATTGGCGATCTCCTCAAAATTTCTTCAAACAATTTTTTGCAGGTATTGCTGTAGTAATAGTAATGAATGGTTTGGATCAGAATATGATGCAAAAGAATTTAACTTGCAAAAATACCAAAGAAGCACAAAAAAATATTTATTGGTTTAGTTTATCTTTTGTATTGGCTAACCTGATGTTTTTGTGCTTAGGAGTTTTGTTATATGTTTTCGCAGAACAACATGGAATAACTCTTCCCCAAAAAACGGATGATTTGTATGCTTTTCTCGCATTAAATCATTTTGGATTAGTAACAGGAGTTGTTTTCTTATTGGGTATTACGGCGGCAGCCTATTCTAGTGCAGATTCAGCATTGACTGCTTTAACAACTTCCTTTTGTGTCGATTTCTTGAAAGGAGAAGTAACGCAAAAAAAGAGGTTGGGAATTCATTTAATGTTTTCAGCTATCATGTTTGTTGTGATTGTGGTGTTTAGCATGATAAATGACCAGAGTGTTGTTACTGCTGTGTTTAAAGTGGCAGGTTATACATATGGTCCTTTGTTGGGCTTGTTCGCTTTTGGCTTGGGAAGTTCACGAATTGTGAGAGATAAATGGGTTCCGTTAATTTGTGTATTATCACCAATTATAACTTATATGATAAGTACTTATTCAGAGCAACTTTTATGGGGATATAGATTTGGGTTTGAATTGCTGATTGTAAATGGATTGATCACTTTTCTGGGTTTGGTTCTTATTTCTGAACGAAAAAGGATGGTGATGTCTAATACCAAATCAACATCAAGATAAATCTAATAGAAAAAATATTTGGTTAATTAAGTGAGGAAGTAAAAAGGAGTTTGGTTTATTATAATCAAACTCTTTTTTAAATTGTATTGTAGCACTTTACTTACATTCATATATTGCACCGAGCAATGCATCCTGTGATGCTCCAGTAACAGAAGGTAAATTTCCATGTAGCTTATTTATTCGTTGCATAGCAAGCCAGGCGAATGCTATTGATTCAACAAGTTGTACCGAAACTCCAAGTTCATCTGTTGTAGATATTTTGACATTTGGCATGTGATGTTGTAGTCTTTCCAGTAGGTAATCATTATATGCTCCACCTCCACAGGTATAAATGGCATCAAGCTTAGGAGCTGATTTTATCGCAGAATTGGAAACTGTAATTGCAGTTAATTCAAGTAGAGTTGATTGGACATCAACATCCTGATAAGTTGGTAATCGTTTGAGGTGATTATTTAACCAGTTTAAGTTGAATAATTCTCTTCCGGTGCTTTTTGGGGCAGGTTTTTGAAAGTATTCTTCTTTTAGCATACTGTCTAATAACTTAGGAATAATTTTTCCGGATCTGGCCCAATTTCCTCCATTGTCAAACTTTTTATTTTGGATTTTGTAAATCCAGGAATCCATTAAACAATTCGCGGGACCGCTATCAAATCCAATTGCGTTTTTTTCTTGATCTGCAGTAATTGTTAGGTTTGCAATTCCGCCCAAATTTAGAATTCCTCTTTTTTCCTCGTTCGAATTCAGAAAGGCTTGATGGAAAGCAGGTGCGAGAGGTGCACCATTACCTTCCAAAGCCATATCCATTCGTCTAAAATCGGTTACTGTGGTGATTTTTGTTTTTGCAGCAATTAAATTGCCATCACCCAGTTGCATTGTGAATGGATACTTTGATAATGGAGAATGAAAAACGGTCTGCCCGTGACAGCCAATGGCTTTTATTTGGGAATGATGAACACCCGCTTTTTTAATTAAATTATTTGCCGTTTTGGCGTAGCATAGTGCTAGTTGATGATCAATTTCTCCCAGTGTAAGTAGATCGGTTTGGAATGTTTTTATTAATTGATCTAATTTTTCTTTTAGCTCAATTGGGAAATCTTCCGAATGATTTTGGAGTACATTCACTTTTCCTTCACTGAAATCTACTAAAACAGCATCGATACCATCCATGCTTGTTCCTGACATTATACCAATGTATAAATCCATCTGATTGATTATGAGTTTGTAATGAAATACATAGTTGAAATAGTTCTATTAATTAATTGGCTATATATAAATTATAGGAGATGTTAATTTTACAGTTTACTAAGAGGTTTTTGTTTGTATTTTTCATTAAATACTTGAATCGCATCGTAGATTCCTTGATGAATAGAAATTCTAATATTTTTTTCATAAATCTGACGACTTGCTCTTGTTGGGTGAACTCTATTGGATAGGAAAATATATAGCAAATTATTTTTAGGATCCATCCATGTAAAGGTGCCCGTAAAACCAGAGTGTCCGAAACTTTCTGTACTCGCTGAGTAAGCTGGGTAGCACTTCTCAATAGATAAGGTATCATTTCCAAGTATAGGTTTATCAAAACCTAAACCACGTCTATTGTTATTGTCTGGAAATTGAATTTTGGTAAATTCTTTCATTGTCTCTTCAGAGATATATCGTTTTCCTCCATACTCGCCCATTTGTAAATACATTTGCATCAGCTTTGCTAAATCATTTGCCGTTGCAAATAGACCTGCATTTCCTGATATACCACCCATCATTGCACAACCTTCATCATCTACATATCCATGCAACAGAGTATTACGAAAATAATCATCATTCTCTGTTGGAATAATTCTAGAGGCAGGATAGTTATTGTGTGCGTTAAAATCTATCGTATACGCACCTAAAGGTTTGTAAAATTCTTGTTTTAGATAATTGGGATATTCTTTATCGGAAATATTTTTAATCATTTCTGGAAATATAAAATACGCTAGTCCTGAATAGCGATATTCTTTTTTATCCAATAAGTCTGATTTTTTAATGCTTTTATATATTTTTTTTCTGTAATTTTTGTTTAAATACATTTTGGGAGCGACTTCAACGGAATATTTTTTCGTCTTTGTATAGCTGAAAATGTGTTTTTTGAAGTTTTTTTGCTCATCAACTGTGCTACTCCAAAATGGAATCCATGGGGTTAGTTGAGCTTGATGAGCAAGAACATCCCGAAATAGGAGGCCAGCTTTATTAGATCTTTCAAAATCTTTCCAGTAAACAGATAATTTTTCATCTAAATCGATTTTGCCTTCATCTACAAATCGCATAAGTGCAGGAAGTGGTCCTGTTATTTTTGTAACCGATGCCAAATCATAAATGTCATCGGAGAGTACCGGTTGCAATTTTGCGTAAGTGTGAAATCCAAAACATTTGTGGTAAATCACTTTTCGGTCTTTAGCTATTAGTATTTGACAACCTGGGAAAGCATTGTTATCAAGACCAAGTTGAGCAACAGAATCAATGGTTTCATTCAGTGTTTTGGAATCAATCCCTGCCATTTCAGGTACGGTATATTGAAATCGGATTGTTTCATTTGAGGTATTATCAGTTTCATTCTTGGATTCTTTGTCAGTTGTCGGTCTACCTTCAGAACAATTAATGCCTCCAAAAATAATTTGAGCTGCAACTTTTTGAGTATCCTCTGTATTCGTATTTGAAAATAGTATGGTTGATGCACATTTGAAAATAGGGAGGGATTCTAGTTTTTCTAGTGAACCAAAAATGGAAAGAATAATATTTGGATAAACCTCTAGCTTAGAAAATAAATTTGAGAACTGTTGTAAGTTTTCAAATGAAATATCGTGAATACTTAATATTAAAATATCATTATTCTTTAGTTGGAGGTCACCTGTTTCATAATTGACTGATATAGAGTCAGTGTTAATTGTGATGCAACTAATACGAGAATATTTATTAAGTGTTTTTTGAAAGGAAGAAATTGTAGTTAGAGTGTCTATTGATAAAGAAATAATTTTCGTATTGCCTAATTCTTTAATAGGAATGAGTCTTTTTGTATCTTTAATTATGTTGACGGACGAATTGATCTTTTGAATTCGGTTAATTATAGAATCTATATTTTCAGTATTAGATTTTACTTCGATAGAATCAATTGTTTGTGCTGTTGAATTTAGAATTGAATAGAATAGAATTAGGGAGAGGATTATTGCGTTTTTCATGATCAATTTTAAATAAAGAGGAGAAATTCAACGATCTGTTTAATGAAGTTTACTCCTAAAATTAATATTTTATATGTATAAATTTCTACCAGAAATAGCACATCTATATTTGATGATATTCTTGATCTCAATTCATAAACTTTGTATTTACTATACAAATATAAAGTAATTACCAACATGTAATACATCTTACATGGTGATTTTTTGTATAGGAGGTTTTTACAAGGATTTTTTTCATCATTTAATTCAACTATTTTTGATTTATAACATTACAAATAAGAAATATTTTGTCGAATTATTTTCATGGCAAGAGTATTTGTAATGGGTTTTATTCTATTGATAATTAGCCTTCAACGACACATTTGGATTTTTTGAGAATAATTCCCATTAAATTGTGTAATGAAAAATTATATGCGTGATTTAGTAATAGGACTAATGTAAGTTAGGAGTGTTGATAGTGTGGATTCTTTATAAGTTCCAGTTTATTAAAAGCTGTTTTTGGAGTTTGCTCTAGATCTGAGAGTTGACTTGCTTGCTGTTTTTTCGGATTGTATCATTAATTTTTAGATAAAGTAGTTAGTTGTTAGTAGATTCTCATATCTAATTTATGAAATGATCTACTGACCATTAAAGAATTAATTTGATTTTGTTTTAGAAAGATTAATATATTATTGTTTCCTATTGTTTAGTATATTTTTGATTGGTGTAATTGGTTTGATAAGAATATTGTGAAACATGTGGCTAATTATCTTGCAATTTAATTTTAGAATTCTATATTTGTATAGATGTAACATGTAATACCAATTCATTATTTAAAAATGAAACACTTTCTTTTTGTTATACTTTTTGTAATTGCTTGCTCTTGTACTAATGAAAAGCAACTTTTGATGGAAGCAAATAATATTTCCCAGAATATTAAAGACCAATTTGCACCAGATGGAAGAGAGGCTATTTATCATACGACTTTTTACTTCAATAATAATAAATTGATAATAAAGGGTGAAACAACTGTACCTGAAGCTAAACTTGCTTTGTATTCAGATTTAGATGAATTGAATTATAATTTGGTGGATAGTCTGGAGGTATTGCCAGAGAAAAGTTTGAAGGACAAAAATTGGGGTTTAGTAAATTTGAGTGTGGTTAACCTTAGAGCTCATTCCAGACATTCAGCAGAGCTTGTTACGCAGGCTATAATGGGAACTCCGGTGAAGGTTTTAAAAGAAGAGCATGGTTGGTATCAAATACAGACGCCAGATCGATACATTGCTTGGGTGGATAGGGCTGCAATTGCGTTAAAAAATGAAGAAGAAATAGAGGCTTGGAGAAATTCGAATAGGATAATTTCTATTCCTGATTTCAAGTTAGCGAAGGATATAAAGCAAAAAGAAATTGTTACCGATTTGGTCGCAGGTTCAATAATTGAAATTGAGAGAGAGAATCAGGATACTTATAATCTCATTCTGCCAGATGGGAGGAAAATACAAATTGAAAAATCGAATTGTGAACTGTTTGCGGAATGGAAAGATAGAGAGATAAATGATGCTACTATTTTAACTAAAACTGCAAAGCAGTTTTTTGGAAGACCTTATTTGTGGGGAGGTACTTCGTCGAAAGGAGTCGATTGTAGTGGCTTTGTTAAGTCAGTTTACTTTATGAATGGTATTATACTGGCACGTGATGCGTCATTGCAATTTCTTCATGGAGATACAATTTCCGTTGATCAAGGCTATTCAAAATTATTGGAAGGAGACTTGGTGTTTTTTGGGCGCGCTAAAACAACTGAAAAACCAATGAAAGTTACTCATGTTGGAATGTATGTGAGTAAAGGAGAATATATTCACTCTTCAGGTAGGGTTAGAATTAATAGTTTCGATCCTAAAGCTGAGAATTTTAATAATTACAGATCGGTTACCTGGTTGGGTGGCCGGCGAGTATTAACTAGAGTCGGAGAACCTGGGATCATTAGAGTTTCAGAACACCCGTGGTATTAAGAGAACAAAAGAAATGGCAATAGACAGAAGAAAATTTTTAGGAAATACAGGCTTGTTGGCTGGAGCGGCATTATTGCTTCCTACGATGAATTCTTGTGGGGGAATTGGAACTGGTAAATCAAGAAAATCAGGAAAAGGACTGACGCTTAGCTTTGAACCCTATGAATTGCAGTTAAAACATGTATTTACGATTGCTTCTTTTTCTCGTACAACTACTCCGGTTATGCTAGTCAGAATTGAGTTGGATGGAGTTGTTGGTTATGGGGAAGCTTCTATGCCCCCTTATCTAGGTGAGTCTCACGAAACTGCAACTAAATTTTTAAGCAGTTTAAAATTGAATCAATTTTCTGATCCATTTCGCTTAAATGAAATTCTAAGTTATGTCGATTCTGTTGCTGAAGGTAATTGTGCTGCAAAGGCTTCTATCGACATTGCACTGCACGATTTAATTGGAAAATTATTAGAGAAACCCTGGTTCGAAATCTGGGGATACAATCAAGAAGATACTCCCGTAACTACTTTTACCATTGGAATGGATAAGCCAGATGTGGTGATAGAGAAAGTAAAAGAAGCTTCTCCTTATAAAATGTTGAAAGTGAAAATTGGTAAAGGTACCGATGAGGAGATGATTAATACAATTCGCAAAATTACAGATGTGCCTTTGTGCGTTGATGTTAATCAAGGATGGAAGGACAAACATGAGGCATTAGATAAAATTCATTGGTTAAAAGAAAAAGGAGTTGTGTTTGTTGAACAACCAATGGATAAGCACAATTTGGATGATATGGCATGGTTGACACAGCATAGCCCTTTGCCAACAATCGCAGATGAAGCCATTCAACGTTTGGATGATGTAGCAAAATTGCATGGCGCATATTCTGGTATCAATATTAAATTGATGAAGTGTACAGGAATGCGAGAAGCGCATAAAATGATGAATGTAGCCCGTTCATTGGATATGAAAGTGATGATTGGATGCATGACGGAAACGTCTTGTGGTGTTAGTGCGGCAGCACAGCTGTCGCCTATGGTAGATTGGGCCGATTTGGATGGAAATTTATTAATATCAAATGATCCTTTTAAAGGTATTGAGATTCTCGATGGGAAAGTAATTTTGCCCAACCGTTCGGGAATTGGAGTGATGAAAATATAAGTAATTTTTAATTATTTCTTGCTAATCTAAATTTAACACTATGAGAAAAATTGCATGCTTTACGTTAATCATGCTTCTTGGCTGGCAGGTATCCTGGGCACAGGATTTGCTTGTGACAGGTACAGTTACAAATAGCGATAAAGTAACCTTACCAGGGGTATCAATTGTCAAAAAAGGAACTACTACTGGAACCACTACCGATATTGATGGTAAATACGAAT contains:
- a CDS encoding exo-beta-N-acetylmuramidase NamZ family protein, giving the protein MINNNTLRTYAGTVCFLLLICVQILFSTKLILAQKVDTGIDVLQKTNYSILKGKKIGIITNPTGVNKNLESTIDLLHSCNDIEVKVLFSPEHGIRGDHAAGEKVATYTDKKTGIQVYSLYGKQKKPNAKMLKGLDAIVYDIQDIGVRSYTYISSMGLLMEACAENDVEFIVLDRPNPFGGIKIEGPLVEPSQISFVSQFPIPYVYGLTCGELAKYLNEEGLLKDSKKCKLQVITMDGWNRSLTFKETGLPWVPTSPHIPNSMSAIYYAASGILGELYTISIGVGYTQPFELFAAEWINADDLSENLNNLDIPGVLFRPVHYKPYYSVGKGIMLHGVQLHFTDIQKTPISLIQFYVMQECHKLNPTKNPFEMCQASRLSMFDKVCGSKEIRMRFTENFLVKDIEELWSAPKESFLGTSKKYWLYE
- a CDS encoding glycoside hydrolase family 10 protein encodes the protein MNRKVIIGLLMLLVSFGAMAKKKSPKREMRAVWVATVANIDWPSKTGLSVENQKKEMIALLDQHKKNGMNAIIFQIRPATDAFYQSPYEPWSQWLSGEQGIAPDPIYDPLEFAIEECHKRAIELHAWLNPYRAIFDDAVTKTDSMHITNVHPEWFLKYGKHRYFNPGLQETRDHFAKIVGDVVRRYDVDAIHFDDYFYPYKIRKTPFPDSLAFVKNGGEFYPDRIDDWRRNNVNLVIKQVSDTIKSIKPWMPFGISPFGVWRNKDMDKSGSKTKAGQTNYDDLYADVLLWLKNDWIDYVTPQIYWHIGKKVADHRIIAKWWRKNSFGKPCYIGHGAYRLNSKSKVKAWRNSDQIIRQIRMVRRLKGLDGSMFFSSKSFTKNLEGINEKLIDNVYANMAIVPENRNIKAIVPNIPVGIKFNQTNSSLEWDGTDLAKLYVVYRFKKGSKVNLNHANKIIGLTVNSSFKLNEEDKGYKYVVTSLSRTNTESDPSMEVIR
- a CDS encoding sodium:solute symporter; translation: MNIWIVFSVVFGYFGLLMLISWITSRNSNNETFFTGNRKSPWYLVAFGMIGASLSGVTFISVPGEVGNTAWSYFQFVLGNFVGYFVVAQVLIPLYYRLKLVSIYSYLNQRFGIGTYKIGSFFFLVSQTIGASFRLFLVAGVLQLAFFNAFGIPFWVTVFITILLIWAYTFRGGIKTIVWTDTLQTLFMLGAVIITIIVIVKDLDLSTQGVVQVIGDSEFSSVFNWDWRSPQNFFKQFFAGIAVVIVMNGLDQNMMQKNLTCKNTKEAQKNIYWFSLSFVLANLMFLCLGVLLYVFAEQHGITLPQKTDDLYAFLALNHFGLVTGVVFLLGITAAAYSSADSALTALTTSFCVDFLKGEVTQKKRLGIHLMFSAIMFVVIVVFSMINDQSVVTAVFKVAGYTYGPLLGLFAFGLGSSRIVRDKWVPLICVLSPIITYMISTYSEQLLWGYRFGFELLIVNGLITFLGLVLISERKRMVMSNTKSTSR
- a CDS encoding anhydro-N-acetylmuramic acid kinase is translated as MDLYIGIMSGTSMDGIDAVLVDFSEGKVNVLQNHSEDFPIELKEKLDQLIKTFQTDLLTLGEIDHQLALCYAKTANNLIKKAGVHHSQIKAIGCHGQTVFHSPLSKYPFTMQLGDGNLIAAKTKITTVTDFRRMDMALEGNGAPLAPAFHQAFLNSNEEKRGILNLGGIANLTITADQEKNAIGFDSGPANCLMDSWIYKIQNKKFDNGGNWARSGKIIPKLLDSMLKEEYFQKPAPKSTGRELFNLNWLNNHLKRLPTYQDVDVQSTLLELTAITVSNSAIKSAPKLDAIYTCGGGAYNDYLLERLQHHMPNVKISTTDELGVSVQLVESIAFAWLAMQRINKLHGNLPSVTGASQDALLGAIYECK
- a CDS encoding serine hydrolase domain-containing protein; the protein is MKNAIILSLILFYSILNSTAQTIDSIEVKSNTENIDSIINRIQKINSSVNIIKDTKRLIPIKELGNTKIISLSIDTLTTISSFQKTLNKYSRISCITINTDSISVNYETGDLQLKNNDILILSIHDISFENLQQFSNLFSKLEVYPNIILSIFGSLEKLESLPIFKCASTILFSNTNTEDTQKVAAQIIFGGINCSEGRPTTDKESKNETDNTSNETIRFQYTVPEMAGIDSKTLNETIDSVAQLGLDNNAFPGCQILIAKDRKVIYHKCFGFHTYAKLQPVLSDDIYDLASVTKITGPLPALMRFVDEGKIDLDEKLSVYWKDFERSNKAGLLFRDVLAHQAQLTPWIPFWSSTVDEQKNFKKHIFSYTKTKKYSVEVAPKMYLNKNYRKKIYKSIKKSDLLDKKEYRYSGLAYFIFPEMIKNISDKEYPNYLKQEFYKPLGAYTIDFNAHNNYPASRIIPTENDDYFRNTLLHGYVDDEGCAMMGGISGNAGLFATANDLAKLMQMYLQMGEYGGKRYISEETMKEFTKIQFPDNNNRRGLGFDKPILGNDTLSIEKCYPAYSASTESFGHSGFTGTFTWMDPKNNLLYIFLSNRVHPTRASRQIYEKNIRISIHQGIYDAIQVFNEKYKQKPLSKL
- a CDS encoding C40 family peptidase translates to MEANNISQNIKDQFAPDGREAIYHTTFYFNNNKLIIKGETTVPEAKLALYSDLDELNYNLVDSLEVLPEKSLKDKNWGLVNLSVVNLRAHSRHSAELVTQAIMGTPVKVLKEEHGWYQIQTPDRYIAWVDRAAIALKNEEEIEAWRNSNRIISIPDFKLAKDIKQKEIVTDLVAGSIIEIERENQDTYNLILPDGRKIQIEKSNCELFAEWKDREINDATILTKTAKQFFGRPYLWGGTSSKGVDCSGFVKSVYFMNGIILARDASLQFLHGDTISVDQGYSKLLEGDLVFFGRAKTTEKPMKVTHVGMYVSKGEYIHSSGRVRINSFDPKAENFNNYRSVTWLGGRRVLTRVGEPGIIRVSEHPWY
- a CDS encoding dipeptide epimerase — protein: MAIDRRKFLGNTGLLAGAALLLPTMNSCGGIGTGKSRKSGKGLTLSFEPYELQLKHVFTIASFSRTTTPVMLVRIELDGVVGYGEASMPPYLGESHETATKFLSSLKLNQFSDPFRLNEILSYVDSVAEGNCAAKASIDIALHDLIGKLLEKPWFEIWGYNQEDTPVTTFTIGMDKPDVVIEKVKEASPYKMLKVKIGKGTDEEMINTIRKITDVPLCVDVNQGWKDKHEALDKIHWLKEKGVVFVEQPMDKHNLDDMAWLTQHSPLPTIADEAIQRLDDVAKLHGAYSGINIKLMKCTGMREAHKMMNVARSLDMKVMIGCMTETSCGVSAAAQLSPMVDWADLDGNLLISNDPFKGIEILDGKVILPNRSGIGVMKI